The Staphylococcus sp. 17KM0847 DNA segment ATTTTCAGTGTCAATTGATAATCTTCTACTGGTGTTAACATCTTTTCTTCTCCTACAATGTCAATATAAGACACATTGAATTTCTGACAAATGTGGTCTATAAGCTCTGTTGAAACAGAACTTGTTCCATTTTCATAACGACTCAGACTATTCCTTGAGATACCAACAATTTTTGCAAATTCTGGTTGCGTCAATTCATGGGTTCTTCGTAATGATTTTATATTGTCTCCAATCATCGCTAACGACCTCCTATTAGTTACTTTCATTATAGCATGAAAAAAGGATAACGCACCAAAAATGGTGCGTTATCCTTTTTTAAGATGCTCAGTCTATTTTTAGGATCAGTAATGTTCTCATCTAAAGTCGACTTCTTTGGTATAGCTTTAAGTGTCATTTTTTCTTGTATATAGATGCGTTTGTAGGAACAAAAACAACATCTAGTAAATGAAGAAATTAAGCTATTTCACTCTTTGTATCAACGCAACTGTCTCCACATGAGTCGTATGCGGAAACATATCAACTGGTGTCATTTCAATAAGTTGGTAGTCATCTTCTAACAACTGAATATCTCTTAATTGTGTACTAGGATTGCATGAAACATAAACGATTCGCTCTGGTGCTAATTCTTTCAATGTCTCAATAAATGTTATGTCGCACCCTTTACGCGGTGGATCAACTGTGACAACATCTGGTTGGATGCCTTGACGTTGCCAATCTAAAATAACTTGTTCTGCTGTTCCAGCTACAAATGTTGTATTGGCATATCCATTTCTCAGTGCATTCCGCTTGGCATCCTCAATTGCTTCAGGTACGACTTCAACACCGTAAACATGGTTGGCTTGACTCGCCATAGCTAATGCGATTGTACCGATACCACAATAGGCATCTAATACTATTTCACTACCAGTCAGTTGCGCATAGTTAACCGCAATATTATAAAGTTTTTGAGTTTGTGTCACATTAATTTGATAAAATGATAGATCGCTGATTTCAAAACAAATATCATTCAGTGTATCCTCAATATAATCTTTACCATATAACGTATAAGATGTTGCTCCCATAATGACATTTGTTTTCTCTCTATGACAATTAATTTTAATACTGCTAATTTCAGAAAATGTTTGTGTCAATGATTGAATAATCTCCGATGCATATGGTAATGTTTTGCCGTTAATTACAAAAATAATCATTAAGTCATCCGTATAGTAGCCTTTACGCATTACAATATGCCGTAATAAACCTCGGTGCTGTTGCTCGTTATACGGTTCGATACGATAGTCGTGTATAAGTTTTTTGATATACCGCATCACTTCATTTTGACGATCGTCTTGTATTAAACATGTTTCCATATCAATAATGTCATGACTCCGTTGACGGTAAAACCCCATTTTAATATCATCTTCTTTTGTCTTTCCCACTGGAATTTGTGTTTTATTACGATAGTGCCATGGATCAGCCATGCC contains these protein-coding regions:
- the rlmD gene encoding 23S rRNA (uracil(1939)-C(5))-methyltransferase RlmD codes for the protein MAVVEKNQIYEGRVVDLTHEGHGVIKRERYPIFVPQALTDEIIRYKVIKVNKKFGFGKLVEVIKESEHRAVPPCEYYQKCGGCQLQHLSYHAQLDMKREQVVNLFHRKGKMTDVKIHQTIGMADPWHYRNKTQIPVGKTKEDDIKMGFYRQRSHDIIDMETCLIQDDRQNEVMRYIKKLIHDYRIEPYNEQQHRGLLRHIVMRKGYYTDDLMIIFVINGKTLPYASEIIQSLTQTFSEISSIKINCHREKTNVIMGATSYTLYGKDYIEDTLNDICFEISDLSFYQINVTQTQKLYNIAVNYAQLTGSEIVLDAYCGIGTIALAMASQANHVYGVEVVPEAIEDAKRNALRNGYANTTFVAGTAEQVILDWQRQGIQPDVVTVDPPRKGCDITFIETLKELAPERIVYVSCNPSTQLRDIQLLEDDYQLIEMTPVDMFPHTTHVETVALIQRVK